ATGACAGTCAGTTCGCTGCTGCTCGCCAGACTGCCCAGGCCGATCAGGCAACCGATCAGCGCCGCCATCGGCAACATGTCGTAGAGCCGGCGCGGTGCGGTCAGCACGACAAAGCTCAGTACGTCGACCAGCGTGTAGGTATCGCTGACATCGCCCATTTCGTCGATGAAGGCGAACAGCGTAGCCAGACCAAGGATGATCGCCAGCACCGCGATGATCGCCATGAACACGCTGCTGCCGATGTAGCGGTCGAGTTTAACCACGAGCCACCTCCAGCGCAGCGCTGCGACGGCTGGCCATTTTCAGGCGCAGCGGTTCCCAGTAAAGCAGGCCGATACCGATGACCAGGAAGATCCCGTGTACCCACCACAGACCCAGGCTCGCCGGGATCTTGCCTTTTTCGAGGGCGCCGCGAGCGGCAATCAGGATGGTCAGGTAAGCCATATAAAGAAGAATCGCCGGCAACAACTTGAGGAAGCGCCCCTGGCGCGGATTGACCCGCGACAGCGGCACCGCCATCAGGGTCACGATAAATACCAGCAGCGGCAGCGACAGGCGCCATTGCAGTTCGGTCTTGGCGCGGATGTCATCACTGGCCATCAGGGTCGACGTCGGCATGGCGTCACGGTCGGTGACTTCCTCGCTGACATCGGGCTTGGGCAGCAGAACACCGTAGGTTTCGTAGTGGATGGCGCGGTAATTGGCCAGTCCCGGGCTGCCGTCGTAGCGGTAGCCGTTGTGCAGGATCAGGTAACGGTTGCCGTCAGGACGGACTTCCTGACGCCCCTTCTCGGCCACCAGCACGGAAATCCCGCGGTCTGCCTGATTGGCACCGAGGTTTTTCTGCGAGATGAACACGCTGCCCAGGTTGACCCGGTCATCACTCAGGTTTTCGGTGTAAGTCACCCGGGTGCCGTCGCGCAACGCCTGGAAGCGGCCGGGCTCAAGGGTGTCGAATTCGGTCAGGGCGTCCTGCTTGTTCAGCAGCAGCTGGAACTGATTGGCGCCTTGCGGAGCCAGGCTCAGGCTGAGCCATGCCACCACCAGTGCCACCAGCGTGGCCGGGAACAGGGTCATGCGGAACAGGCGCTGCTGGCTCATGCCAGTGGCCGACAGCACGGTCATTTCGCTTTCGAGATACAACCGGCCATACGCCAGAAGGATCCCGAGGAACAGGCCCAGCGGCAGGATCAATTGCATGAAACCCGGCAGACGGTAGCCCATGATCAGGAACAGCGATCCCGGATCGAGCTGGCCCGCAGCGGCCTGGGCAAGGTATTTGATGAAGCGACCGCTCATGATGATGACCAGCAGCACGGCACTCACCGCACTCAGGGTCAACAGGACTTCGCGGGACAGATAACGGAAGACGATCAAACCAGACACTCCAGGGTTGTCAGGCTAAGGCGGCCAAACAAGCAAACGTATCGACAGGCCCGCAAGGCAGAGCCGTCGAAAAAAGATGCGGCATTATCCTGTGATTGAGGGCGCCTGTCACTGCGCACACTCACGCAAGCGTGCAATCGGTTGAAGATCGTTCCGACGAGGGTTGTCAGGCGCAGGGAGCGAGGTTCAAACTGCGGCCCTTGTCGCAGGCGCTGGCCTGCGCCTTTTCTATCTATAAGCAGGCGACTGCGGACACCGTCGAACGCCTGCGTGTTGACCATTCATTCAGGGATCCGGACATGGAACTGGTTGTAAAAAGCGTTAGCCCAGAAACGTTGAAAACCGCCACCCTGGTGGTTGCCGTCGGCGAAGGCCGCAAACTCGGCGTTGCCGCCAAGCTGGTCGACGAACTGAGCGGCGGCGCCATCAGCGCTGTCCTCAAGCGTGGCGATCTGGCCGGCAAGGTCGGTCAGAGCCTGTTGCTGCATAGCCTGCCGAACCTGAAAGCCGAGCGCGTGCTGCTGGTCGGCGTGGGCAAGGATGAAGAACTGGGCGACCGCCCGTTCCGCAAGATCGTTGCCGGCATCCTCAACACCCTCAAGGGCCTGGGCGGCAGCGATGCCGTGCTGGCGCTGGATGAAATCATCGTCAAGGGCCGTGACAGCTACGGCAAGACCCGCCTGCTGGCCGAGACCCTGGTCGACGGTGAATACACCTTCGATCAGTTCAAGAGCCAGAAAGCCGAACCGCGCGCGCTGAAGAAAATCACCCTGCTGACCATCAAGGCCGCTCAGGCTGAAGTGCAACGCGCCGTGAACCACGCCACCGCGATCGCCAACGGCATGGCGTTCACCCGCAACCTGGGCAACTTGCCGCCGAATATCTGCCACCCTACTTTCCTGGGTGAGCAGGCCAAAGACCTGGGCAAAGAGTTCAAGGATCTGAAAGTCGAAGTCCTCGACGAGAAGAAGATCAAATCCCTGGGCATGGGTTCTTTCTACGCCGTCGGCCAGGGCAGCGCCCAGCCACCGCGCCTGATCGTCATGCAATACAACGGTGGCAAGAAATCCGAGAAGCCGTACGCGCTGGTCGGTAAAGGCATCACTTTCGACACCGGCGGCATCAGCCTGAAACCGGGCGCCGGCATGGACGAGATGAAGTACGACATGGGCGGCGCCGCCAGCGTGTTCGGCACCCTGCGTGCCGTGCTGGAACTGAAGCTGCCGATCAACCTGGTGTGCATCCTGGCCTGCGCCGAGAACATGCCGAGCGGCAACGCTTCGCGTCCGGGCGACATCGTCACCACCATGAGCGGCCAGACTGTGGAAATCCTCAACACCGACGCCGAAGGCCGTCTGGTGCTGTGCGACGCCCTGACCTACTCCGAGCGCTTCAAGCCGCAGGCAGTGATCGACATCGCCACCCTGACCGGCGCCTGCGTGGTCGCCTTGGGTGCGCACACCTCCGGCCTGCTGGGCAATAACGACGAACTGATCGGCCAACTGCTGAGCGCCGGCAAGGCTGCCGACGACCGCGCCTGGCAACTGCCGCTGTTCGACGAGTACCAGGAGCAACTGGACAGCCCGTTCGCCGACATCGCCAACATTGGCGGGCCGAAGGCCGGCACCATCACGGCTGCGTGCTTCCTGTCGCGCTTCACCAAGAACCTGAACTGGGCGCACCTGGACATCGCGGGCACCGCCTGGACCAGCGGTGGCAAGGACAAGGGCGCCACCGGCCGTCCGGTTCCACTGCTGACCCAGTACCTGCTGGATCGCGCCAAAGCCTGAAACCGATGACTGCGAGCGGCGCCTCTTTCGAGGGGCGCTGCTTGCAGCTCAGGAACCGCAATGACCAAAGTCGACTTTTATATCCTGCCCAGTGCCGATCCCTCGGCGCGTCTGGATTTTGCCTGCAAGCTCACCGAAAAAGCCTGGCGCATGGGCCACCGCATCTATCTGCATTGCAGCGATGCCGCCCAGCGTGATGATCTCGATGCGCGACTGTGGGCGTTCAAGGGCGAAACCTTCGTGCCTCATGGCCCGGCCGAGAGTGAACCGGAAGGTTTGATTGTGCTTGGATGGGGCGATGACTGCGGCCAGCATCAAGACTTGCTCGTCAATCTCGACCTGAAGGTCCCGGCCTTCGCCAATCAATTCGCCCGAGTGGCGGAAGTGGTGGTGGAAGATCCGGCGATCCGTGCGGCTGCGCGGGAGAGTTTCCGTTTCTACCGGGAACAGGGCTATCCTCTGCAAGACCACCGTTTACAGCGACTCTGAGTACGCCGATGGACACTCCAAAACCGCTGCAAAAACCCGCGCACCTGCTGGATGACCTCGAGTCGATCCGCCAGTTGCTGGGCGATGACAACCTGCAACCGCCGCTGCTGACCGACACAGTCGATGATGGCGAACAGGAACAGATTCCGATGTTGTTCGACTCGGTCGCCACTGAGCCACCCGCCGTCGAACCGCCACCCGCCCCCGTCGCGAAGCCCACCACCGCGCCCGTTGCGCCTGTGGATAAAGGCCCCGACGCGCTGTTGCACCTGGACAGCGAACTGCGCGCCGCTGCGCAACTGATCATGCAAGACGTGATCGACGACTTCGCTCCGCACATCGAAACCGAAATCAAACGGCGCCTCGAGGCACGGATGGAACGGCTTCTCAGCCAGTACGAATAATCGACGGTGGGAGCCGTCGCACGGTTGCTCCCACTTTTAGATCCCCACCCAGCCCGCCCCGCTCGCCCTGCGCCCCATGCCCCGCTATACTTCCCGGCTTTTCCTGAATAAATGCCAATAGGGTCCCGCCGCGCATGGATAAGACCTACCAGCCGCACGCCATTGAAACTTCCTGGTACAACACCTGGGAGTCCGAGAACTACTTCGCCCCGCAAGGCGCGGGCGACTCCTACACCATCATGATCCCGCCGCCGAACGTCACCGGCAGCCTGCACATGGGTCACGGTTTCAACAACGCGATCATGGACGCCCTGATCCGTTTCCGCCGCATGCAGGGTCGCAACACCCTGTGGCAGCCGGGCACCGACCACGCCGGTATCGCCACGCAGATGCTGGTGGAGCGTCAACTCGAAGCACAGGGCCAGAATCGCCACGATCTGGGCCGCGAAAAATTCCTCGAGAAAGTCTGGGAATGGAAGGATCAGTCCGGCGGCAACATCAGCCGTCAGATCCGCCGCCTCGGCTCGTCCGTGGACTGGAGCCGCGAGCGCTTCACCATGGACGACGGCCTCTCGGAAGCCGTTAAAGAAGCGTTCGTGCGCCTGCACGAAGACGGTCTGATCTATCGCGGCAAGCGTCTGGTCAACTGGGACACCAAGCTGCACACGGCGATTTCCGACCTCGAAGTGGAAAATCACGACGAGAAAGGTTTCCTGTGGAACCTGAAATACCCGCTGGCCGACGGCGCGAAAACCGCTGAAGGCAACGATTTCCTGATCGTCGCGACCACCCGTCCGGAAACCATGCTCGGCGATTCCGCCGTCGCGGTGAACCCGAACGACGAGCGCTACAAAGCCCTGATCGGCAAATTTGTCGAGCTGCCGCTGGTCGGCCGCCGCATCCCGATCATCGCCGACGATTACTGCGACCCTGAATTCGGCACCGGCTGCGTGAAAATCACCCCGGCCCACGATTTCAACGACTATGAAGTCGGCAAGCGCCACAACCTGCCGCTGCTGAACATCTTCGACAAGAACGCCAACGTGCTGCCTGCGGCTCAGGTGTTCAACCTCGACGGCACGCTGAACGACAGCATCGACGGCAAGATTCCGGCCGAGTACGCCGGTCTCGAGCGTTTCGAGGCGCGCAAGCAGATCGTGGCTGCGTTCG
The sequence above is a segment of the Pseudomonas sp. HS6 genome. Coding sequences within it:
- a CDS encoding DNA polymerase III subunit chi — its product is MDTPKPLQKPAHLLDDLESIRQLLGDDNLQPPLLTDTVDDGEQEQIPMLFDSVATEPPAVEPPPAPVAKPTTAPVAPVDKGPDALLHLDSELRAAAQLIMQDVIDDFAPHIETEIKRRLEARMERLLSQYE
- a CDS encoding DNA polymerase III subunit chi, with the protein product MTKVDFYILPSADPSARLDFACKLTEKAWRMGHRIYLHCSDAAQRDDLDARLWAFKGETFVPHGPAESEPEGLIVLGWGDDCGQHQDLLVNLDLKVPAFANQFARVAEVVVEDPAIRAAARESFRFYREQGYPLQDHRLQRL
- the lptF gene encoding LPS export ABC transporter permease LptF — translated: MIVFRYLSREVLLTLSAVSAVLLVIIMSGRFIKYLAQAAAGQLDPGSLFLIMGYRLPGFMQLILPLGLFLGILLAYGRLYLESEMTVLSATGMSQQRLFRMTLFPATLVALVVAWLSLSLAPQGANQFQLLLNKQDALTEFDTLEPGRFQALRDGTRVTYTENLSDDRVNLGSVFISQKNLGANQADRGISVLVAEKGRQEVRPDGNRYLILHNGYRYDGSPGLANYRAIHYETYGVLLPKPDVSEEVTDRDAMPTSTLMASDDIRAKTELQWRLSLPLLVFIVTLMAVPLSRVNPRQGRFLKLLPAILLYMAYLTILIAARGALEKGKIPASLGLWWVHGIFLVIGIGLLYWEPLRLKMASRRSAALEVARG
- a CDS encoding leucyl aminopeptidase, which translates into the protein MELVVKSVSPETLKTATLVVAVGEGRKLGVAAKLVDELSGGAISAVLKRGDLAGKVGQSLLLHSLPNLKAERVLLVGVGKDEELGDRPFRKIVAGILNTLKGLGGSDAVLALDEIIVKGRDSYGKTRLLAETLVDGEYTFDQFKSQKAEPRALKKITLLTIKAAQAEVQRAVNHATAIANGMAFTRNLGNLPPNICHPTFLGEQAKDLGKEFKDLKVEVLDEKKIKSLGMGSFYAVGQGSAQPPRLIVMQYNGGKKSEKPYALVGKGITFDTGGISLKPGAGMDEMKYDMGGAASVFGTLRAVLELKLPINLVCILACAENMPSGNASRPGDIVTTMSGQTVEILNTDAEGRLVLCDALTYSERFKPQAVIDIATLTGACVVALGAHTSGLLGNNDELIGQLLSAGKAADDRAWQLPLFDEYQEQLDSPFADIANIGGPKAGTITAACFLSRFTKNLNWAHLDIAGTAWTSGGKDKGATGRPVPLLTQYLLDRAKA